From a single Brassica napus cultivar Da-Ae chromosome C9, Da-Ae, whole genome shotgun sequence genomic region:
- the LOC106423646 gene encoding uncharacterized protein LOC106423646, which produces MDYWKSHRTLKFAREIDEGTPECGFESLPSYLYMIRRQNPSTVTRLQIDELGRFMYVFLAFGASVNGFPFMRKVVVVDGTFLNGKYKGTLLTALAQDGNFQIFPIAFAVIPDDEGLVLISDRHNSIGKAIRNVYPLASRGICTYHLYKNILGRYKGKDVFRLVKKAACFRMSDFTTIFEETEAINPALHGYLQRADVRLWTRVHFPGERYNLMNTNIAESMNRAVSNARGLNIVRILESIWVMMTRWFAERREDARSQPTTLTRCVEKLLHGRVTAARDLTAQRIDDHHTEVKYGSSSESLNIVNLVERKCTCRRFEREKLPCVHAIAAAEYNSVCRISLCSPYYNSAYLVSAYAESVMPADSAQPVPEIVANQPCLPPSIRQQPGRPKKNRMKYALEVALQNKRPRKEHTCSRCRHSGHNAKTFPM; this is translated from the exons ATGGATTATTGGAAATCACACCGGACGCTGAAATTCGCAAGGGAAATCGATGAGGGAACACCTGAGTGTGGGTTTGAAAGCTTGCCTTCTTACTTATACATGATAAGAAGGCAAAATCCGAGTACAGTTACGCGTCTTCAAATCGATGAGCTTGGAAGATTCATGTATGTGTTTCTTGCCTTTGGTGCGAGCGTAAATGGCTTTCCTTTCATGCGCAAAGTTGTTGTAGTCGACGGTACGTTTCTCAATGGTAAATACAAAGGGACGCTACTCACAGCACTAGCTCAGGACGGTAACTTTCAAATTTTTCCAATAGCCTTCGCAGTG ATTCCTGACGACGAGGGTCTTGTGTTAATCTCGGATAGGCATAACTCGATAGGGAAAGCAATTAGAAATGTGTATCCGTTAGCTTCTCGGGGAATATGCACCTACCATTTATATAAGAACATATTGGGACGGTACAAAGGAAAAGATGTATTccgtctggtgaagaaagcgGCATGTTTTAGGATGTCTGACTTTACTACGATTTTCGAGGAGACTGAAGCGATTAATCCTGCACTACACGGCTACCTCCAAAGAGCTGATGTCCGACTGTGGACGCGTGTTCATTTCCCGGGCGAGAGGTACAATTTGATGAATACAAACATAGCGGAATCAATGAACAGAGCAGTGTCGAATGCTAGAGGTCTAAACATTGTTCGAATATTAGAATCGATATGGGTTATGATGACCAGATGGTTTGCTGAACGGAGAGAGGATGCCAGATCGCAGCCAACCACGCTTACGCGTTGTGTCGAGAAACTACTACAT GGTCGTGTAACTGCCGCCAGAGATTTGACGGCCCAAAGGATTGATGATCATCACACTGAAGTTAAATATGGATCTTCTAGCGAGTCTTTGAATATTGTTAATTTGGTAGAGCGAAAGTGCACATGTCGGCGTTTCGAACGCGAGAAATTGCCATGTGTACACGCAATCGCAGCTGCGGAGTACAACAGTGTTTGTCGTATATCCCTGTGCAGTCCTTACTATAACAGTGCATATTTGGTGAGCGCATACGCTGAATCGGTCATGCCGGCTGACTCAGCGCAACCTGTTCCAGAAATCGTGGCTAACCAACCCTGCTTGCCCCCGTCTATTCGTCAACAACCAGGAAGACCTAAGAAAAATAGGATGAAATATGCTTTAGAAGTTGCACTTCAAAACAAACGTCCTAGGAAAGAACACACATGTTCTCGATGTAGACATAGTGGACATAATGCGAAAACTTTTCCGATGTAA